The Pseudomonas parafulva genome window below encodes:
- a CDS encoding glycine betaine ABC transporter substrate-binding protein, with protein sequence MATIKRTRRFLGVAGALVLAMGAGQAMAKEISIGYVDGWSDSVATSNVAAEVIKQKLGYDVKLQAVATGIMWQGVATGKLDAMLSAWLPVTHGEYWAKNKDNVVDYGPNFKDAKIGLIVPEYVKANSIADLKTDTGFKQKIVGIDAGSGVMIKTEQAIKDYDLTGYKLTASSGAAMTSELGRAEAKQQPIVVTGWVPHWMFAKWKLKFLEDPKGVFGAAETVNSIGSKELATKAPEVAEFLKKFQWQSKDEIGEVMLAIQEGAKPEAAAKDWVAKHPERVKEWTGK encoded by the coding sequence ATGGCGACAATTAAAAGAACGCGACGTTTCCTGGGTGTGGCCGGTGCTTTGGTGCTCGCCATGGGCGCAGGGCAAGCCATGGCCAAGGAAATCAGCATCGGTTACGTGGATGGCTGGTCCGACAGTGTGGCAACCAGCAACGTGGCCGCCGAAGTGATCAAGCAGAAACTCGGTTACGACGTGAAGTTGCAGGCGGTTGCCACCGGCATCATGTGGCAGGGCGTGGCCACCGGTAAACTCGACGCCATGCTCTCGGCCTGGCTGCCGGTCACCCATGGCGAGTACTGGGCCAAGAACAAGGACAACGTCGTCGACTACGGCCCCAACTTCAAAGACGCCAAGATTGGCCTGATCGTGCCGGAGTACGTCAAAGCCAACAGTATCGCCGACCTCAAGACCGACACCGGCTTCAAGCAGAAAATCGTCGGGATCGACGCCGGTTCCGGTGTGATGATCAAAACCGAGCAAGCTATCAAGGATTATGACCTGACCGGTTACAAGCTGACGGCCAGTTCTGGCGCGGCGATGACCTCCGAATTGGGGCGTGCCGAGGCCAAGCAGCAGCCGATCGTGGTGACCGGTTGGGTGCCGCACTGGATGTTCGCCAAGTGGAAACTCAAGTTCCTGGAAGATCCGAAGGGCGTGTTTGGCGCTGCGGAAACCGTGAACAGCATCGGTAGCAAGGAGTTGGCGACCAAAGCGCCGGAAGTGGCCGAGTTCCTCAAGAAATTCCAATGGCAGTCCAAGGATGAGATCGGCGAGGTCATGCTCGCGATCCAGGAGGGCGCCAAGCCTGAAGCGGCAGCCAAAGACTGGGTCGCCAAGCACCCAGAGCGCGTCAAGGAGTGGACGGGCAAGTAA
- a CDS encoding DUF485 domain-containing protein: MNDSIYRSIQESPRFKELVSKRERFAWILSAIMLGLYCAFILLIAYGPQILGAKISAGSSITWGIPLGVGLILSAFILTAIYVRRANGEFDELNKAILKEAQQ; the protein is encoded by the coding sequence ATGAACGACAGCATCTACCGATCGATACAAGAAAGTCCGCGCTTCAAGGAGCTGGTCAGCAAGCGCGAGCGCTTTGCCTGGATCCTCTCGGCGATCATGCTCGGCCTCTACTGCGCTTTCATCCTGCTCATCGCCTATGGCCCGCAGATTCTCGGCGCCAAGATCAGCGCCGGTTCGTCCATCACCTGGGGCATCCCCCTGGGCGTGGGCTTGATCCTCTCGGCCTTCATCCTCACCGCCATCTACGTACGGCGCGCCAACGGCGAATTCGATGAGCTGAACAAGGCGATCCTGAAGGAGGCGCAGCAATGA